A single window of Anas acuta chromosome 31, bAnaAcu1.1, whole genome shotgun sequence DNA harbors:
- the LOC137846257 gene encoding killer cell lectin-like receptor subfamily B member 1A isoform X10: MALTTVYTDLELPPGPRGIPQLPKPPGRWWYWVILGAGLLGATFLANIVLRLLQQHVSDGNSLNPTGSCSWESCLGKDTPSSNCSLNYFQLGLRERLCEAESHQAPGAEGCWLCPAGWQPFATKCYWVSAKTLPWEEAGGDCKDRRAELVVLKSVEEKDFIGAMSKEIPGSWTGLSTILTHGEEWTWMDGSPLQDDLLQVMGERRANTCAAILKGQLRSHLCSVPLHWICQKEATKI, translated from the exons ATGGCGCTGACAACGGTTTACACCGACCTGGAGTTGCCACCGGGTCCCAGAGGCATCCCACAGCTCCCAAAGCCTCCCG GACGCTGGTGGTACTGGGTGATACTGGGAGCTGGATTGCTTGGGGCCACCTTCTTGGCAAACATCGTGCTGAGGCTACTGCAGCAACACG TTTCAGATGGAAACAGCCTCAATCCCACTGGCTCATGCTCCTGGGAATCCTGCCTGGGCAAGGACACCCCCAGCTCCAACTGCTCCCTGAACTACTTCCAGCTGGGGCTCAGAGAGCGGCTGTGCGAGGCCGAGAGCCACCAGGCACCAG GTGCCgagggctgctggctctgccctgcGGGCTGGCAGCCCTTCGCCACCAAATGCTACTGGGTTTCTGCAAAAACCCTGCcctgggaagaggcaggaggTGACTGCAAGGacaggagggcagagctggtggTGCTGAAGAGCGTGGAGGAGAAG GACTTCATTGGGGCCATGAGCAAAGAAATACCAGGGAGCTGGACGGGGCTCAGCACCATCCTGACTCACGGCGAGGAGTGGACGTGGATGGATGGATCCCCTTTGCAGGATGATTT gctgcaggTGATGGGGGAAAGGAGGGCAAACACCTGTGCGGCGATATTGAAGGGGCAGCTCCGCTCCCACTTGTGCAGCGTGCCGTTGCATTGGATTTGCCAGAAAGAGGCCACTAAGATTTAA
- the LOC137846297 gene encoding C-type lectin domain family 2 member B-like isoform X18, with product MEKEVWENTHPEQEEVLNPPRDEENQYKWDASPHGMGRKCHCGQKLLAPLCVVLIVLVLVLLVALVVVQQQSRSSHPQFSHVCPDTWIGFQSKCYYFSENESNWTTSLENCKAMEASLTSIDSLEELAFIKRCKGQGNHWFGLHKEDDGQWRWTNGTAFNDWSEVQGGGPCAYLNQEKNSSASCQTKKFWICSRPNNYILWRQKISPE from the exons ATGGAGAAAGAAGTCTGGGAAAATACTCATCCTGAGCAAGAAGAAGTGCTGAACCCTccaagagatgaagaaaatcaaTATAAATGGG ACGCCAGCCCCCATGGGATGGGAAGGAAGTGTCATTGTGGACAAAAGCTCCTTGCTCCGCTGTGTGTGGTGCTGATTGTCCTTGTCCTCGTTCTGCTGGTGGCCTTGGTTG TTGTGCAGCAGCAGTCTCGCTCATCACATCCCCAATTCTCCCACGTGTGCCCAGACACGTGGATCGGCTTCCAAAGCAAGTGCTACTATTTCTCGGAGAATGAAAGCAACTGGACCACCAGCTTGGAGAACTGCAAGGCCATGGAAGCCTCCCTGACCTCCATAGACAGCCTGGAGGAACTG GCTTTCATCAAGCGCTGCAAGGGCCAAGGAAACCACTGGTTCGGGCTGCACAAGGAAGACGATGGCCAGTGGAGGTGGACCAACGGCACAGCCTTCAACGACTG GTCTGAGGTGCAGGGAGGTGGCCCTTGTGCGTACCTAAACCAGGAGAAGAacagctcagcctcctgccaAACAAAGAAATTCTGGATCTGCAGCAGGCCCAACAACTACATCCTCTGGAGGCAAAAGATTTCCCCTGAGTAA
- the LOC137846297 gene encoding C-type lectin domain family 2 member E-like isoform X27 — translation MEKEVWENTHPEQEEVLNPPRDEENQYKWVVQQQSRSSHPQFSHVCPDTWIGFQSKCYYFSENESNWTTSLENCKAMEASLTSIDSLEELAFIKRCKGQGNHWFGLHKEDDGQWRWTNGTAFNDWSEVQGGGPCAYLNQEKNSSASCQTKKFWICSRPNNYILWRQKISPE, via the exons ATGGAGAAAGAAGTCTGGGAAAATACTCATCCTGAGCAAGAAGAAGTGCTGAACCCTccaagagatgaagaaaatcaaTATAAATGGG TTGTGCAGCAGCAGTCTCGCTCATCACATCCCCAATTCTCCCACGTGTGCCCAGACACGTGGATCGGCTTCCAAAGCAAGTGCTACTATTTCTCGGAGAATGAAAGCAACTGGACCACCAGCTTGGAGAACTGCAAGGCCATGGAAGCCTCCCTGACCTCCATAGACAGCCTGGAGGAACTG GCTTTCATCAAGCGCTGCAAGGGCCAAGGAAACCACTGGTTCGGGCTGCACAAGGAAGACGATGGCCAGTGGAGGTGGACCAACGGCACAGCCTTCAACGACTG GTCTGAGGTGCAGGGAGGTGGCCCTTGTGCGTACCTAAACCAGGAGAAGAacagctcagcctcctgccaAACAAAGAAATTCTGGATCTGCAGCAGGCCCAACAACTACATCCTCTGGAGGCAAAAGATTTCCCCTGAGTAA